The Paenibacillus sp. FSL R7-0204 genome includes a region encoding these proteins:
- a CDS encoding GNAT family N-acetyltransferase has product MTEQRVYIRYPEAGDAAELMGMYLRNREFFEEHSPEISEDFYTEQYQRDKLAQYEEFRAADERYDFLVIHKADRRIIGSVSLSFVVRGPLQSCMIGYSLDKDYNGKGYMTEAVKQVVRYAFEELKFHRITGEASPDNPGSIRVLENAGFHKEGIARLNVKIRGVWKDHQILAIINPADIS; this is encoded by the coding sequence ATGACAGAACAACGGGTATACATCCGCTACCCTGAGGCGGGAGATGCCGCTGAGCTGATGGGGATGTACTTGCGTAACCGTGAATTTTTTGAAGAGCATTCGCCGGAGATCAGCGAGGATTTCTATACAGAGCAGTACCAGCGGGACAAGCTTGCGCAGTATGAAGAGTTCAGGGCAGCAGATGAGAGATACGACTTCCTGGTCATTCACAAGGCTGACCGCCGGATTATCGGCAGTGTCAGTCTGTCTTTTGTGGTGCGGGGACCGCTACAGAGCTGTATGATCGGGTACAGTCTGGACAAGGATTATAACGGTAAAGGCTATATGACAGAGGCTGTGAAGCAGGTCGTGCGCTATGCCTTTGAGGAGCTGAAGTTCCACAGGATTACAGGGGAAGCTTCACCGGATAATCCCGGTTCTATCCGTGTACTGGAGAATGCAGGCTTCCACAAGGAAGGCATTGCCCGGCTGAACGTGAAGATCCGCGGCGTGTGGAAGGACCACCAGATTCTCGCGATCATCAACCCGGCGGATATTAGTTAA
- a CDS encoding MFS transporter, which produces MNARNWWLMISVGLGMMLNPLNSSMVAVAIPRLQQAFKLEFTVVSWIIFSFYIGSAIAQPVMGRASDIFGRRRIFLAGLVIVFTASLLTPLSPGFGGLIVLRVVQSIGTSMVVAVGMAIIRVNITDKQASALSVLSMFTSGAAAVGPFIGGMLIHVWGWSSIFYINAPFVTASFLLAWRTIPQDKPSAALLPKPSLRQWMSRMDVPGILLFTVGLVAVLAQMLSAKSSGHVSLFNVIIGLSGLILLAVFVRHESRTAMPFIPLRTFAGYPGLIRVNVEFMLVNLLFYSVFFGLPSYLQLVRQVSEFHTGLLMLGLGLSSLAVSPLAGRWVESSGPRPAQTISAILMTIGSVWIVMLDTVSPVISILLALAAFGISNGLNNVAMQAALFNNSPKELIGVTSGLFSTSRYFGTILSSLLIGIVIGNPFSFRGFQVLGMILIMIALCLVFMSRRRSHQSKDSLHSLDDR; this is translated from the coding sequence ATGAATGCACGGAATTGGTGGTTAATGATATCCGTTGGGCTGGGGATGATGCTTAACCCGCTTAACTCTTCGATGGTGGCAGTAGCGATCCCCAGGCTGCAGCAAGCGTTCAAGCTTGAATTCACCGTGGTTTCCTGGATTATTTTTTCGTTCTATATCGGCAGTGCTATTGCCCAGCCTGTTATGGGGAGAGCGAGCGATATCTTCGGCCGCAGGAGAATTTTCCTCGCGGGACTTGTAATTGTCTTCACAGCCTCCCTGCTCACGCCTTTGTCTCCGGGCTTCGGGGGACTTATCGTTCTGCGGGTTGTCCAATCCATTGGAACCAGTATGGTGGTCGCGGTCGGGATGGCGATCATCCGGGTGAATATTACAGACAAGCAAGCCTCCGCGCTGTCGGTGCTGTCCATGTTCACATCGGGAGCAGCGGCGGTAGGACCTTTTATCGGCGGGATGTTGATCCATGTGTGGGGCTGGTCTTCCATCTTCTATATCAACGCTCCGTTTGTAACGGCCAGCTTCCTGCTAGCCTGGAGAACCATTCCGCAAGACAAGCCGTCCGCAGCCTTATTACCCAAGCCGTCCTTGCGGCAATGGATGAGCCGGATGGATGTGCCTGGAATCCTGCTGTTCACTGTGGGGCTGGTGGCTGTACTTGCGCAGATGCTGTCGGCCAAGTCCTCCGGTCATGTCTCCCTATTCAATGTAATCATCGGCCTGTCCGGGCTCATCCTGCTTGCGGTCTTCGTAAGGCATGAGTCAAGAACAGCCATGCCCTTCATTCCTCTGCGTACCTTCGCCGGGTATCCCGGGCTGATCCGTGTCAATGTCGAATTCATGCTGGTTAATCTATTATTTTATTCCGTCTTCTTCGGTCTTCCATCTTATTTGCAGCTCGTTCGTCAGGTCAGTGAATTCCACACAGGGCTGCTGATGTTAGGCCTGGGTCTAAGCTCGCTCGCAGTTTCTCCGCTGGCCGGAAGATGGGTCGAATCCTCCGGGCCACGTCCAGCGCAGACTATATCGGCCATCCTTATGACCATCGGGTCGGTATGGATCGTAATGCTCGATACGGTATCGCCTGTCATCAGTATCCTTTTGGCTCTGGCGGCCTTCGGAATCAGCAACGGGCTGAATAATGTCGCCATGCAAGCGGCCTTGTTCAACAATTCACCGAAAGAGCTAATTGGGGTTACCTCCGGCTTATTCAGTACGTCCAGATATTTCGGAACCATCCTGTCCTCTCTGCTGATCGGAATCGTTATAGGCAATCCGTTCAGCTTCAGAGGATTCCAGGTGCTGGGGATGATCCTTATAATGATTGCCCTGTGTCTGGTGTTCATGTCCCGGCGGCGTTCTCACCAATCCAAAGACTCCCTTCACAGTCTTGATGACCGCTAG
- a CDS encoding LysR family transcriptional regulator, with the protein MELLQLQYFIAVARLEHMTEAAHRLHVTQSSLSKTIQRLEEDLGVPLFDRSGRKLRLNEPGRRFLQRAEKALFELEQGRQELKDLSSLESSTLELAVTTASTLPGILREFRLKLPDIHFHVQMLPMQEMLPLLQRGEVDFCLSSPPVRGEELECQVVCNDHIHLAVPAGHPLADRKSLGLIELKNEWFVGVKQGYGIRDLVDSVCQASGFMPRYVYEGDEPARLIDLVEAGIGLAFIPGTARNAQDHIRLIPLEDEGLVREIALLWHKNRYISQAGQTFREVVIEYFAKL; encoded by the coding sequence ATGGAGCTTCTTCAATTGCAGTATTTTATCGCGGTTGCCCGCCTGGAGCATATGACCGAGGCTGCACACAGGCTGCATGTAACCCAATCCTCACTGAGCAAGACTATTCAACGGCTGGAGGAGGATCTCGGAGTTCCATTGTTCGACCGGAGCGGGAGGAAGCTGCGGTTGAACGAGCCGGGACGCAGATTTCTGCAGCGTGCGGAGAAGGCGCTGTTTGAATTGGAGCAGGGGAGACAGGAGCTTAAGGACCTGTCCAGCCTGGAGTCCAGCACCCTTGAATTAGCGGTAACCACCGCAAGTACCTTGCCCGGCATCCTCAGGGAGTTTCGGCTCAAGCTCCCGGACATCCATTTTCATGTACAAATGCTGCCCATGCAGGAGATGCTTCCCCTTCTTCAGAGGGGAGAAGTTGATTTCTGCTTGTCCTCTCCTCCGGTCAGAGGGGAAGAGCTTGAATGTCAGGTGGTCTGTAACGATCACATTCACCTTGCCGTTCCAGCCGGCCACCCTCTGGCAGACCGTAAGAGCCTGGGCTTGATAGAGCTTAAGAATGAGTGGTTTGTGGGTGTCAAACAAGGTTACGGGATACGTGATTTGGTGGATTCCGTCTGCCAGGCTTCAGGATTCATGCCACGCTATGTATATGAGGGAGACGAACCGGCCCGCTTGATTGATCTGGTGGAAGCCGGAATCGGCTTAGCCTTCATACCGGGTACGGCGAGGAATGCGCAGGATCATATTCGTCTGATTCCGCTGGAAGATGAGGGGCTGGTCAGGGAAATCGCCTTGTTGTGGCATAAGAACCGCTATATTTCACAGGCGGGCCAGACTTTCCGCGAGGTTGTTATCGAGTATTTCGCTAAGCTATAA
- a CDS encoding serine hydrolase domain-containing protein: MNTYESRVQELHAMLTRFIENGPFTGLQVGIVSDGEVLFTGEYGGANVSTGEPVVSSTLFHQASVSKTFVVTAVMQLAERGQVELDSPIVSYLPYFKMNDERYHQLTVRQLLNHTSGMPDEDDYGWERPEYDEGSLERYVRGITRHSLMSDPGTQFAYSNIGYEILGDLIAKVSGLSFEEYMRQHLLEPAGMSTSSFLKMEVEQVLAAPHVLRNSRGYGPYVSEVFPYNRAHAPSSTLYTNTQEMCQYMLMHLGQGQAQDRYNALQPGSYEQMWSPTMATGWGPEHEAVGLGWFLGHYNGSRMLSHSGWDTGFLSELVLLPDDNLGISVMTNCDHVWLGSVTRPILDLLLGMEVRQLKQSMVHHLAKTVVTSGAGEAISEYQRIRHSEQDMFYEADFEFMRIADTLSYGGHREEAIRILTCAATIYPDSETVAGKLQQLQDEA, encoded by the coding sequence ATGAATACATACGAAAGCAGAGTGCAAGAGCTGCACGCGATGTTGACCCGCTTTATTGAGAATGGACCGTTTACCGGCTTGCAGGTGGGGATCGTTAGTGATGGCGAGGTGCTTTTTACAGGAGAGTATGGCGGCGCTAATGTGTCTACAGGTGAGCCTGTGGTTAGCAGCACTCTTTTTCACCAGGCGTCGGTCTCCAAGACCTTCGTAGTTACGGCTGTGATGCAATTGGCGGAGCGTGGGCAGGTAGAACTGGACTCACCTATCGTGAGCTATCTTCCGTATTTCAAAATGAACGATGAACGCTATCATCAGCTTACGGTGAGACAATTGTTGAATCATACCTCCGGGATGCCGGATGAGGACGATTACGGCTGGGAACGGCCTGAATATGATGAAGGAAGTCTCGAACGGTATGTTAGAGGAATTACCCGCCATAGCTTAATGAGTGATCCGGGTACTCAATTTGCTTACAGTAATATCGGTTATGAGATACTAGGGGATCTGATTGCCAAGGTTAGCGGTCTTAGCTTCGAAGAGTATATGCGGCAGCATCTTCTGGAGCCTGCTGGAATGAGCACGAGTTCATTTTTGAAAATGGAGGTTGAACAGGTGCTGGCTGCGCCCCATGTGCTGAGGAACTCTAGAGGGTACGGACCCTATGTCAGTGAAGTGTTCCCGTACAATAGAGCGCATGCTCCCAGCTCCACGCTGTATACGAATACACAGGAGATGTGCCAATATATGCTGATGCACCTCGGGCAGGGGCAGGCTCAAGACAGATATAATGCCCTACAACCCGGCAGCTACGAACAGATGTGGAGTCCTACTATGGCTACAGGCTGGGGGCCGGAGCATGAAGCTGTGGGTCTGGGCTGGTTCCTGGGCCACTATAATGGCTCCCGGATGCTCTCGCATTCCGGCTGGGATACCGGATTCCTTAGCGAATTGGTCTTGCTGCCGGATGATAATCTCGGCATCTCTGTAATGACCAACTGTGACCATGTGTGGCTGGGCAGTGTCACCCGTCCTATTCTGGATCTGCTGCTGGGCATGGAGGTCCGCCAGCTTAAGCAGTCGATGGTACATCATCTTGCCAAGACCGTTGTAACCAGCGGCGCAGGGGAGGCCATTAGCGAATACCAGCGTATCCGGCACTCAGAGCAGGATATGTTTTATGAGGCGGATTTTGAATTTATGCGGATTGCTGATACCTTAAGTTATGGCGGTCACCGGGAGGAAGCGATCCGTATTCTTACCTGCGCAGCTACTATATACCCGGACAGTGAAACCGTTGCCGGCAAGCTGCAGCAGCTTCAGGACGAAGCCTAG